A stretch of Mya arenaria isolate MELC-2E11 chromosome 14, ASM2691426v1 DNA encodes these proteins:
- the LOC128217373 gene encoding uncharacterized protein LOC128217373 has translation MTKLKKAAHKLHFDVNLETQSSYHIQFLRTIEANPNLKSTAFLRYALYRYETFWLPLAAEHPKEKLSAPLDIEWIWHCHMLSPKAYAHDCQNMSGMVIDHTLKSSSDFKKDQTKAHTYWSAKYSPEPFLPDPDAVNKPEVQNFASKLSYDVVSAASRQAVFYYQVSLPHYQDKLFLKNSLERYKQFLFLKTKLPKEFIVPCYDIDLIWHSHQLNPRVYAADTNRIIGHLFNHDDTVNDRSEGSKLANSDLKTREQWKLHYNENFAMFGAMYRGLPPGGILYKLTGEDILTFCTKTTRLKLDKVTLQYEKLGQAKFKYLQVEISSAANDKILKTNFKLKLPYDAGMQPFSWNDIDIDFKTIESNVLKFVVKKKTGWSIFGSKEVVGSGNINILMKIDGYPSSSRGGDLKEQLSIGPTVLSVTGNYSPPHAEQALLFLDAGKYENAIIPENIKSLWGPVALEKLPAGVSNQCQVASHSLKNHIGVKHFTVRTIHSAPLMMSVVQVFYHDKMAAIAHLVASDQLPLPTEVHDRNGLTLNPKLGERAVLIKNHTGDWGILVGRWAGLKKGVAGTRQKHGVKGSPGTLMLKFYKVSTGKIVSITLGYLQNRYAFKFESSEVDLMKGILKIDTELGEVAENLALAFSVSLLHVLCVPRPTGWKEGAQVKPKSTTRGKKAVQSIPSDDMTFIVAAGLLYTTPSNYYIQQHYGSHMCAMCGGGVVDYSDGWDGLPDGGEGGACGGDGADGAACGGGGDGDGGGCGGCGGCGGGGGCGGGGGCGGGGGCGGGGCGGGCGGGCGG, from the exons ATGACTAAATTAAAGAAAGCGGCACACAAGCTGCATTTTGATGTGAACCTGGAGACACAGTCATCATATCACATTCAGTTTCTGAGAACAATTGAAGCTAATCCAAATCTTAAAAGTACTGCGTTTCTTCGCTACGCATTATACAGATATGAGACATTCTGGCTACCTCTGGCAGCAGAGCACCCAAAAGAGAAACTCTCAGCTCCCTTAGACATTGAATGGATCTGGCACTGTCATATGCTGTCCCCCAAGGCGTATGCACATGACTGTCAAAATATGTCTGGAATGGTCATTGACCATACTCTGAAAAGTTCTTCTGACTTCAAAAAAGATCAAACAAAAGCTCATACCTACTGGTCTGCAAAATATTCACCAGAGCCTTTCTTGCCAGACCCAGATGCTGTAAATAAGCCTGAGGTACAAAACTTTGCCTCAAAGTTATCTTATGATGTTGTCAGTGCCGCCTCGAGACAAGCGGTCTTCTACTACCAAGTGTCATTGCCTCACTATCAGgacaaactgtttttaaagAACAGTTTAGAGAGGTACAAACAATTTCTTTTCCTAAAAACAAAACTGCCCAAAGAATTTATTGTTCCTTGCTACGACATAGACCTGATATGGCACTCTCACCAGCTGAATCCACGTGTGTATGCTGCTGATACAAACAGAATCATTGGACATCTTTTTAACCATGATGACACTGTAAATGACAGAAGTGAAGGATCAAAATTGGCAAATTCAGACTTGAAGACAAGAGAACAATGGAAGCTACATTACAATGAGAATTTTGCTATGTTTGGGGCAATGTATCGTGGGCTACCACCAGGTGGCATCCTGTACAAATTGACAGGTGAAGACATCCTCACATTCTGCACTAAGACAACTCGTCTGAAACTTGACAAAGTCACATTGCAGTATGAGAAGCTCGGGCAAGCGAAATTCAAATACTTGCAAGTAGAAATTTCATCTGCagcaaatgataaaatattgaagacaaatttcaaattgaaattacCCTATGATGCAGGCATGCAGCCTTTCTCTTGGAATGACATAGACATTGATTTTAAGACAATCGAATCCAATGTCCTGAAATTTGTTGTTAAGAAAAAGACTGGATGGAGTATATTTGGTTCAAAAGAAGTTGTAGGGTCTGGAAATATCAATATTCTCATGAAGATTGATGGTTATCCTTCATCAAGCCGTGGTGGGGACTTAAAGGAACAATTGAGCATTGGTCCAACTGTATTGAGTGTCACAGGGAACTACAGTCCTCCACATGCTGAACAAGCCCTGTTGTTTCTAGATGCTGGGAAGTATGAGAATGCGATTATCCCGGAGAACATCAAGTCTCTCTGGGGGCCGGTTGCGTTAGAGAAGCTGCCTGCAGGAGTTAGCAATCAGTGCCAAGTGGCATCTCATAG TTTGAAGAACCACATTGGTGTGAAGCATTTCACAGTGCGAACAATTCACAGTGCCCCATTGATGATGTCAGTGGTCCAGGTGTTCTACCATGACAAGATGGCCGCCATCGCTCACCTGGTTGCGTCTGACCAACTACCCCTACCAACTGAG GTGCATGACAGGAATGGGTTGACATTAAACCCGAAACTTGGAGAGCGAGCAGTGCTCATTAAAAACCACACTGGGGACTGGGGCATACTGGTGGGCAGATGGGCCGGGCTCAAGAAAGGCGTGGCAGGCACCAGAC AAAAACATGGTGTAAAGGGATCCCCTGGTACTTTGATGCTGAAGTTCTACAAAGTGAGTACTGGCAAGATTGTTTCCATAACTCTTGGCTACCTGCAGAACCGCTATGCCTTTAAGTTTGAGTCGTCAGAAGTTGATTTGATGAAAGGGATTCTGAAGATTGATACTGAATTAGGTGAAGTAGCAGAAAACCTCGCACTTGCCTTCTCTGTGTCTCTTTTGCATGTGCTTTGTGTCCCAAGACCGACTGGCTGGAAAGAGGGTGCCCAGGTGAAGCCAAAGTCAACAACTCGAGGTAAAAAGGCCGTCCAGTCTATACCCTCTGATGACATGACCTTCATTGTGGCTGCAGGCCTGCTGTATACCACGCCCTCCAACTATTACATCCAACAGCACTATGGAAGCCACATGTGTGCCATGTGTGGTGGTGGGGTTGTGGATTACAGCGATGGGTGGGATGGGCTACCTGATGGCGGTGAGGGTGGAGCGTGTGGAGGGGACGGGGCAGATGGGGCAGCCTGTGGAGggggtggtgatggtgatggggGTGGTTGTGGGGGTTGCGGAGGTtgtggtggaggtggaggttgTGGCGGAGGTGGAGGTTGTGGAGGGGGAGGGGGTTGTGGCGGGGGTGGATGTGGGGGTGGTTGCGGCGGTGGATGTGGGGGCTAA